The Lepisosteus oculatus isolate fLepOcu1 chromosome 4, fLepOcu1.hap2, whole genome shotgun sequence genome window below encodes:
- the LOC107075927 gene encoding CD48 antigen-like yields the protein MKSCNMESLSFTTLLILCAAAGTESEQVIDRYGLKGKSFLLDVGGVKPAEFRRFYWKLNNTQTIVEYTLKNNEFEILPQFKEKLMFYETNFSLRILKLEESNRGIYTVITQDRHGKDKNIVIYRLIPQDSVIKPELKVKTASVSEDISVTCTVGQDNSVSYHCQQTHCTEVGRDYTELDALEIVVTVENSSIVCKASNRVSEESHWLALKDVYDRAEEKNRAKIIYAIPGSSLSLTVDVPGDLKMNMLEWMLKTENTEVTILKMATGGHTVFLYKNQVVFKETDYSLTLTNLSHRNSGIYTAVLSDKEDKKHRLNIYRVTVLAPSTFCIRP from the exons ATGAAATCCTGCAACATGGAGTCACTGTCCTTCACGACTTTATTGATCCTTTGTGCTGCAGCAG GTACTGAATCTGAACAAGTAATCGACCGCTATGGTTTAAAAGGAAAGTCTTTCCTTCTGGATGTGGGAGGAGTGAAGCCGGCAGAATTTCGACGATTTTACTGGAAGTTGAATAATACCCAAACTATAGTGGAATACACATTAAAGAATAATGAATTCGAAATTTTACCTCAATTTAAGGAGAAACTTATGTTTTATGAGACAAATTTCTCTCTTCGAATTCTTAAACTGGAGGAGTCAAATAGAGGAATTTACACAGTGATAACACAGGATAGACATGGAAAAGATAAGAACATTGTGATTTACAGATTAATCCcccaag ATTCTGTGATTAAACCAGAGTTAAAGGTGAAGACAGCTTCAGTCAGTGAAGACATCTCTGTTACTTGCACTGTCGGTCAAGACAATTCTGTTTCCTACCACTGCCAGCAGACGCATTGCACTGAAGTTGGAAGAGACTACACAGAGTTGGATGCCCTGGAGATTGTTGTCACTGTAGAGAACAGCAGTATTGTGTGCAAGGCCAGCAACCGAGTCAGCGAAGAGTCTCATTGGTTGGCTTTAAAAGATGTCT ATGACAGAGCTGAAGAGAAGAACCGTGCAAAGATTATCTACGCCATCCCAGGCAGTTCTTTATCCCTGACTGTGGACGTACCTGGGGACTTAAAGATGAACATGTTGGAGTggatgctgaaaacagaaaacacagaggTTACCATACTGAAAATGGCGACTGGAGGACACACCGTATTCCTGTACAAGAATCAAGTAGTGTTTAAGGAGACAGATTATTCCCTTACACTAACAAACCTGAGTCACAGAAACAGTGGAATTTACACAGCTGTACTGAGTgataaagaagataaaaaaCACAGACTCAACATCTATCGTGTAACAGTCCTTG caccAAGTACATTCTGTATACGGCCGTAA